From Desulfobacterales bacterium:
GCCCGGGCCAACATATTCATCATAGCAGCGCACGGCTTGTGCGGGAATATCCGTCTGGACGCCCACATGAACTGCGGTGGCTTTAACCAGTTCATAGACCAACTGCTCCTGTTCATCTTTTGAGCGGCTGACATTGATCCCGCTGACCGGTATATTGGCATTGTTACCGTAAAAACCGGTGACTAAGCCGGCGTGGGTTCCGGCACTGCCGCTGGCGCAGATGACCCGATCGATGTTGATGCCCAGATCAAATGTCTGATCCAGGATTTCCTGCGCACAGGCGACGTAACCGGTTGCCCCCAGCGGTGTGGACCCGCCGCCGGGGATGACATAGGCCTTGCGGCCCTGGCGGGCAACTTCATCGGTGACTTGCTGCATCGCTTCTGTCATGTCGGCACCACCGGCAACAACAGACACCTTTTCGACCCCCAACAATCGGAACAAAAAATTGTTGCCGCCGGCTTCCGGATGATAACTGCCGGGCACCCGTTCTTCTATAACCAGTTGGCATTTGAGACCCTCTTTAACCGCCGCCGCCAGTGTCAGGCGACAATGGTTGGACTGCACTGCGCCGCAGGTGATCACCGTATCCACGCCCTGTTGCAATGCTTCGGCCATCAGGAATTCCAGTTT
This genomic window contains:
- a CDS encoding D-cysteine desulfhydrase; the encoded protein is MNLAKFPRRFYTHGKTPIEKLSRLSAELGGPTIYMKRDDLLGLAGGGNKTRKLEFLMAEALQQGVDTVITCGAVQSNHCRLTLAAAVKEGLKCQLVIEERVPGSYHPEAGGNNFLFRLLGVEKVSVVAGGADMTEAMQQVTDEVARQGRKAYVIPGGGSTPLGATGYVACAQEILDQTFDLGINIDRVICASGSAGTHAGLVTGFYGNNANIPVSGINVSRSKDEQEQLVYELVKATAVHVGVQTDIPAQAVRCYDEYVGPGYSLPTAEMAEAVRMLATLEGILMDPVYTGKAMAGLIDLVRKGEFKKEDNLLFVHTGGSPALHVYMEHMLGAGHTAQGAR